TACACACCGATGAAGAAATATACATTCAAAACAATCTTACGTATGTTAGGATTTAGACGCCCCTCAAAAGACAGGAAATTTTTGTACAAAAGAATGTCTTCCCGCCCAAACGCAAGTCATATACATTGCAATTTTCGTTGCCAGGTGAGATAGAGATGAACGATGGAAAACTCCAGTCGAGCGCCGTCAAAACCAACCTCAACGAAGTCGAGGACAAACTGGCGCAGTTAATTCGAGAAGTAACCAAACTACAAGAACAGGTTGCTGTCATTTCATCTCAAGGCAACGGTACATACAACACCACTAACTCGTAGGCACCACTAATAATCACAAACGTCAATGAGGGTAGAGTGGGTCCCAACCCAGCAAATCTAATTAGAGATAGAGTGTTTCTTGAAGAGATGGTCAAATTGCGTCAAGCAGTGATCTGATTTGCTGTAGTAATAAGGCAATCGATTAAATTCAACAATACGCTCTAAGGGAGGCAACAGTCTTTGAAATACTGGACTTTGGACGTTTTCCTATCTACCCCCACCCCACCCTTGGTCAATAAACTTAAAACAATGTTTGTATCAAAATGATTACAGAATAGACTAAACcacaaaagtaataaaaaacatgttactttttttttttggcaacggcTCGctagcaaaaaagaaaacaaacgaacaaaacaacgaaaacaaaacaaaaaacgaagGAAACATTTCCAATCGAGAATATGTAGATTCTAGCTACCTTTGACCAGGTAATTTTGTTTGATGGGGTTCTTAAGCGTAAATGTACAAAAAGTTGTTGTTTTCAGAAGAGCTCCCTGCTAACGTAACATTCGTGGAGTGACCCAAACAAAACTTGTAAaaggggaaagaaaaaaaaaaagacattgcaaaagTAATCAAACAACATTAAATGGTCCGGAAAAGTCATCAAGAAACTGGGGAAAGCACTGCTTTTTGAGTGAAGGGCAGTAACCAGAAGTAAGGTGTTTTTCTCTTGTGgattgtttcaaaatgaaatgcCCAGTTCTGGTTGCTGTCCTTTCCTCAAAAGTGACTTTGTGCAAGCTCTCTATTGGAAACAAGGCGAGTAAACTGGCATGAGAGCATGTAAAGAAGTTAGATGGCTGGCTGAGTAAGCAAGAAACAACAATAGCATGTTTACATATAATGAGTGATAAAAAAATAATCTGGCAGGTGATAgtattttgaaaggaaagtagAAATGAAAAACAGTCAGTAACAGACTCTAGACAAGAGCACTAACAAAAGAGAGCTTTCATGTATACGATACAAGATACCTGCTGTAGAGTGTGTATTGTTTCTGAGGCCATAATTTATCCTCTTTGTCATGTAAGACAAAGTGAGATATAGCAGAAAAGAATGGCAATAGTTCACTCAAAGGAACTAGTAGCTATCCGTTGATTTGTAGTGATCATCATCGATTGTGGAATAGATGTGCCCTTCATTACTTAAAAACTCCAGTGTACTTCTAAAAAAATTGgagtaaaaagaagaaaaaaaaatgaatttgaagATCAACACTTAAAACATAAACTTCATAGATGTACTCTGTTTGCATACCTAAGTCAATTTACATTTATTAACCCACCAAATAAAGTGCTGGAAACCACAGGGCATGAGTCCTTTCGAATGAAAGTTTCCATGGAACATATTCATTGAGCCGAGACTCAATCTTTGGGTATACATGATATACTTATAAGGCCTAAATGGGGTTCTTCAAGTGTATCAGTCTTGGTCAGCGGCTACTTGTGATAACACATCCTTGTAACCCACCACATTGAATGTACTAAACATGAATAAAGGAAGTTCTGTTGCTAGTATTGGCCTCTAGACTATATAACGATTCTAAAAGCAAAGTTCTGACCAGCAACACGTTCCAGTTCAACTGGCAAAACTGTGGAATGTGCATTTACAAGTCATAAAACTGTTGTAAAACTAAAAGAAATTGTGACCAAAGTCAATAAAttgattaattttcttgttCACTCATCATGACCAGCCataagaataaaaaaagaaataataattattgaatgaCCAACGGCAATTTCCAGCTTGAAAATTATGAGTTAAAATTCAGCAACAAAGGATAATAATTACTTACCTAATTTGTGCGTCAGATATGCCTCTGACTTTCTGTTTAATGACTGCAAAAGCCATGCCTTCCTCTTGCTGACAGTTCGTAATCAAGCTCTGAATCTGGAAAGAAATTAGACTACATAAAAATAcactttcaaatgactgtcaaaagtgtTTGCAAGATTGCAACAATTGCTATGCTTGGCGATTGGCTAAAAAAATCTTGCACTAGTCCAGTAACACCTTGGACATGCGATTTTTCCTGTGCTTTGAGCAGGTAATTGCTAATAACTTTGAAATGTTGAGTAGTTACAACACAACAAAATATTGATTGCAAAACCTGTTGCTGAATTCCTGTTAATCCTGCATGGGTTCCTGCTGTGTTTCCTCCAAACCCTCCCTGGTTCATCCTGCCAGGTGTTTGACCCTGAAATCCATGCATTCCTGGTGTGCTTCCTTGTCGCATTGACAGTGACATGTCTGACATTTCAGGCAGCTAAATAACCAAGACACAGAGATACAAATATTGTTTGTAAAGGTACAACACAACGAGATTGCCTAAGAAACTCAACTGATTATgacttatttaattttattttagtttcaaGGGTATTACAGTAAGCTGAACACAAATAATTTCATTTGAGTAACAAGTCATGCAGATTTTTTCTCCTTCATCAAATGATGAAATAATTTCAGagcacctgaaaaaaaaaaaagaaagggagTGCAGAGTAAAGAAATAATGATATcctacataataattattatgatgttTCAATGCAGAATTAAAGGGGGTACATTATCGTAAAAAAGACTTTTGCTTTTATGACAGCAACAGCCCAGCTTCATAACTAAAgagttggaaaaacaaaagcaaaaaatgcaCATCCTTACCTTACTCAGTGCTAAATGGGAATGAACAACATCGAGCATGTGATAAGTTATCTCATTGAAGTCTGTCACTGGAGAAAGTCCAAATGCAATTAAACTATGGCTATTCTCCTTGAAAGACTTAAGGTGACCAAAAACGCGCACATAGGTAttttccctgaaaaaaaaaaaaaacaaaaaaaaaaaaaaacaagttttgGCTACAGCATGAAGTAGAACAAGAACCAAAAGGGATATGCCATCTGTGAACACCTTTCACTCTGATTACACTGTAGGACTTGTGCTCATTATTGCTAAAAGGTAAGTGAACAAGCACATTGCACAATGTCAAGGAAAAGGCAAAAGCAAAACTCAGGCTTCTCCACATAAGAGGCACAAATTGTCCCTACGTAAGATCATTGGTTTTAATAAAATATACATGCAAAATCATTATGAAATAAAAAGCAACCAAAGGATGTGcagaaaaaaactgaaacacAAGGAAACAGCTgatacagcaaaaaaaatatagtCAACAAAGGACTTTACTTTACAGATGACCTTTGGACTTAATTTACCTGCATGATGATCTTCTGTCTTTTTCAGCATCACTTTcctaaaatcattttaaaagaGCAGTTAGGTATCCAGAATTTTTAGGCTCATGCCAGCTGTTTGTTCCCTACAACATTAATACAGTTTACTTCAGGCTAATTCATTCTATTCCAATCATTTGCTAAGTTTATCAGAGAGTATAAGCTTAATCTTCTGTGGACTCAAATCCTATCTCAAGAAAAGGCAGTAGTATCAGTGTTACTCCATGCTACTGCAACAGGGCTGGCTTCCGCAGCTAGGAGAGCCCTTGTAGCTTGCCTAATAAAGTTGAAACTTTCACCTTTCAGTACGTACCTGAAAGCTAAGAATTTGCCCATGAAAGAGTATACCCTACCTCATTATCTATCCATTTTCTCACAATTATGTCCTCTGAGGTCATGTCACTGATATTGTACATGATGTTGGTTGCTGATTCTTGTGCATCCCTTATAACACCAACAATGGTTACCTAATGATggcaaaatattcaaaataagaaaaaaaaaaaaatttctcccaCAAAAtgcacagttttttttctttacagaaAAATATTCCATCAACCATTAAAGAGATCCTTGATGGTCACAGATATCTCCCACACCAAATATTACACATTTATTAAAAAGCTAATAATATTGACTTCATGAGTGGTTTTCCTGATAACCTTGTACTAATCAAGTAGAGCCAAACAGATTTTCAACCTACTTCAGAAGCACCAACCACCTTTAAATAACATTTTCCAGCAAACCTCATTTGCCTAGAAAGTTAAGGAATAAGCTTTTAAAGATAATATTAGATCcataaaataacaatattcaTGTAAATACTAACTTTTCCTTGCTGTTGGCCTCAAGAACAGCTTATTAATTTCCCCTCTTCATTTGACTTAATTGTTATAGTGTACACACCTGATTTAATTCAAGGTCTCCCAGTTTAAAGGTATCTTCTGTCTGGTTGTATGTTGCACTGTGTAGCTGTTTTATTGTACATGGAATCACTGACTGCACTCGGGATGCAGATCGctgcaaaaataaaatatttcaaattacaaaattcatATCATTAACTTGATACAAATGAAAAGGGTATTTAGTTTCCTTGAGATCAGTTTCGGATGACAATACCACCTCTCCTTGTGTTTGGTACGTAATATCAATTAACACAGCCATTGTGATGAGATTTGAGAGCTTTGAATTGTCCCGCTTAGAAAAACCAGGAAACAAGGTATGATAATACTGATGAATGCTTTTATTTGCTTGCCATCAAGCAAGGGAATTTTGTACCTCTGAAAAACATTGTTAAGACTTGAGTTCGCTAcaacaataatataataattattagaaagcAAACCTTCTTCTCTTGGGACTCTCCCATGGGCGAAGCAAAATTTCCACCATCTTGCATGTAACCACCACCACCAACGCTGTCCATCGACTAACACAGAGAAAACATGATTTAATAACTGGAACAATAAAATAAGGTATTTGAAAAGGTAGTAACTAGTGTCCAGATCACCCACCTGATATCCCCCTCCAAATTGATCTGCAAATAAAAAGACAATGAAAGATGAGAGAGCGGATTAAAAATTACCATAGAAACTGTGCTTTTCGTCAAGAATCTTTAAGGAGAATGACACTTCTGCAAATAACCTCCAAGTTACACAACCAAAATGTGTCAAAAGCACTATTTACAAGTGAGATAGAAGACTAGACAAATAAAGAACATGTAAGCTATTCTCCCAAGACGTGAAAGGAACTTCATTGCCCTCGTTTCCCCGGGATGATGTGACAGATCTGACAGATACCTCAAAAATCACGATTCGTGTCGTATTACCCTGAATGGGAAATCGTTCCCTCTTCGCCAGCAACGCCATGCCGCGTGCTACTTATTTTCACACCTCACAGTGCAAAGTGAGGTTATTTACTTGAAAGAAGGAAGCAAGATTGAAGAAGAAAATTGATAATGCAGAATAGTT
The Acropora muricata isolate sample 2 chromosome 3, ASM3666990v1, whole genome shotgun sequence genome window above contains:
- the LOC136911610 gene encoding replication protein A 32 kDa subunit-A-like, whose protein sequence is MSFARTITNAKSEMWNDTNQFGGGYQSMDSVGGGGYMQDGGNFASPMGESQEKKRSASRVQSVIPCTIKQLHSATYNQTEDTFKLGDLELNQVTIVGVIRDAQESATNIMYNISDMTSEDIIVRKWIDNEESDAEKDRRSSCRENTYVRVFGHLKSFKENSHSLIAFGLSPVTDFNEITYHMLDVVHSHLALSKLPEMSDMSLSMRQGSTPGMHGFQGQTPGRMNQGGFGGNTAGTHAGLTGIQQQIQSLITNCQQEEGMAFAVIKQKVRGISDAQIRSTLEFLSNEGHIYSTIDDDHYKSTDSY